In the genome of Salana multivorans, the window CGTGTACTCACCGTCGGCGTACCTCAGGATCGACACCGACGCGTTCTTCAGGCCGCCCTGGGGTCCCTCGTAGTCCTCGATGAGCATGTCGAACAGGGCCGAGATGCTGAGCCCGTGCGAGACGAGGAGGACGTTGCCGTTGCCCTTGGCCGTCTCGGTCGCCACGATCTCGTCCAGCGCCTCGCTCAGCCGGGCCTCGATCGTCGCGTAGTCCTCCGCGGGCCAGTTCTTGGCCGCCTCGGGGTTCTGGGCGTCGAGCTTCGCGACCGAGTTCGCGAAGACCTCGGGGGTGAAGGTGGCCTGGAACTCCTCCAGCGTCACGCCCTGGTCGTCGGCGATGGCCTGCCACATCGTGTGGTTGAGGTCGCCCTCCCACGTGCCGAAGTTGAACTCGCGCAGCCGCGGGTCGTGGACGAGGGCGAGGTCCCCCGAGGCACCGTTCGCCGCGAGGATGATCTCGGCCGTCTGGATGGCGCGGCCGCTGTCGCTGCTGTACGCGGACTGGAACTCGACGTCGGCGAGACCGCGCCCGGCCGCCTCGACCACCTCCTCGCCCTCGGGCGTGAGGACGGCGTCCGACCAGCCCTGGACGCGGTCGGTGGTGTTGAGCATGGTGCGTCCGTGCCGGACGACGTAGATCGTGATCTCGTCGGTGGTGACCTCGCCGGTCGGCTCGGCCGAGCCGTCGGTCGATGCCCCGGCGGAGGCGTCGGACGACGGGGTCGACGACGCCTCGGTCGGGCTCTGGCCCGCCGGCGCCTGGGTGCAGCCGGCGAGGGCGACCAGGAGCACTGCGGCCGCTGCGGTCTTCGTGAGTGCCTTCATGAACGGTCCTTCGTTGGATCGGACGGGGAACGAGTCGCGACGGCCATGTCGCGACACCGACACCGAACCAGCCGCCCGGTTTCTTGCGGGCGGCGCATGCACAACCTGTCGCTTTCGCGGCACAGGTTGTACGACGACTTGACTCCTCGTCGACCGATCGTGGTCGAGTCGTGACCAGAGCACTACCTTGCCGACCGGCTAGGTACTTGGGCCCGGCACCCGCGACCCGACGGCTCCTAGCGTGGGAGATGGGTCACCGGGACCGGTGACCACCGCACCTCCCCGCCCGCCCGGACCAGCCGCGGCGGCCCGCCCCCAGGAGCCAGCATGAGCGCAACCCTCGTCGTCGGAGGCACCGGCCTCCTCGGCTTCCACACCGTCACCGAGCTGCTGGAGCGCGGGCACGACGTCACCAGCCTGGCGCTGCCGGGAGCGCCCGACGGCCTGCTGCCCGAGCGGGTCGAGGCGGTCTGGGGCAACCTCGAGGAGATGCCGGACGAGGACGTCCTCGCCCTGCTCGACGGCAAGCACGCCGTCTTCTACGCCATCGGCGCCGACGAGCGAACGACGCCACCCGCGCCGGCCGCGCACTTCTTCTACGAGGCCAACGTGCGCTCCACCCAGCGGCTCGCGCGGCTCGCGCGCCGGGCCGGCGTCCGCAAGCTCGTCGTCTTCGGCTCGTACACGGCGCAGTTCGCGCAGGAGTACACCGACATCCCCTACGCGGCGAACGGCTACCCGCGCACCCGCCTCGCCCAGGAGGAGATCGCCGAGCTCGAGGGCATCGGCGCGATGGACGTCATGACGCTGCGCCTGCCCTACATCTTCGGGCTCGTCGCCGGGCAGCGGCCGCTGTGGCAGTTCGTCCTGGACGTCGTCGCGAGCCAGCAGCCGGTCGTCGCGGTCCCCGCGGGATCGACGTCGTCGGTCACGGCGCGCCAGGTCGGCCGGGCGGCGGTCGGCGCCATGGAGCACGGGACGCACGGCGGCCGGTACCCCATCAACGCCTACGACCTCGGCTACGCCGAGCTCCACCGGCTCGCCTGCGAGGCGATCGGGCGCGACCCGCGGGACGTCGTCGTCGCACCGAAGGAGGCCTTCCTCCCGGCGTTCGCGCAGATCGACGCGCAGACGGCCGCCGCGGGCCTCGAGCACGGCATCCACATGGTCGACACCGCCGAGTTCCAGGCGCGCGACGCGGTGTCCGACCCGGGGCTGAGCTCCGTCCTCGGGATGGGTGATGACGACGTGCCGGCGGCCATCCGCGAGACCTTCGCCTGGTGCGTCGCCCACCCGGCGACCGTGTAGCACCCGCCGACGCGGGACGGCCCCGGCGCGATCGCGCCGGGGCCGTCCGGCGTCGATCGAGCCGCGGTCAGCCGAGCGACGCGGCGTGCCTCGCGACGATGTAGCCGTAGACGAGGCCCTCCCCGATCGTCGCGCCCGCGCCGGGATAGGTCGTGCCGAACGCGTTGGCCGCGGTGTTGCCGAGGGCGTACAGCCCCTCGACCACCGCGCCGTCGGTCGACGCGTCCGCGGCGGCACGAACGACGCGCCCGTGCTCGTCGGCCCGCAGACCACCGCACGTGCCGAGATCGGACAGCACGACGCGGACGGCGTAGAGCTTCCCGCCGAGCGGACGCAGGTTGGGGTTCGGCTGCTCGGTCGGGTCACCGTAGTAGCGGTCGTAGGCGGAGTTGCCGCGTCCGAAGTCGCCGTCGACGCCGGAGGACGCGAGCTGGTTGAACCGCTCGAGCTGGGCGACGAAGTCGTCCTCGGGCAGCCCGGCGGCGGCCGCGAGCCCGCGGGCGTCGTCGGCCTGGACGGCGATCCCCGCCTCGTACCACTCCTTCGGGAGCGGCGCGCCCGGGTAGACCGACCCGGCGAACATGTACCGGTTGCGGTAGGTCTGGTCGAACACGAGCCACATCTGCGTCACGGGCGTCCCCGCGGCCTCGAGGTCGAGGACCCGCTGGCCGTAGGACATGTAGTCCTCGGCCTCGTTGAGGAACCGCCGCCCGTCCTGGTCGACGATGAAGGAGCCCGGCAGCGAGCGCTCCGCCAGGAGCACCTGGGGCGCGGCGTCCGGGCCAGCGGGCGCGACGGCCGGGAACCACCACGCCTCGCGCATGAGGTCGAGCTCGCCGCCGACCGCGAGGCCGGCCCTGATCGCGTCGCCCGTGTTGCCGGGCGAGCCGAGCGAGGCGTCCGGGAGCAGCGACGGCGACTGGTAGCGGTGGCGCCACGCCATGTCGTGGTCGAACCCGCCGGCGGCCAGCACGACGCCGCGTCGCGCCCGGACCGTCACCTCGCGCCCGTCCTGCGTCAGCACGGCGCCGACGACGCGGCCGGCCTCGGCGACGAGCTCCGTCAGCGCGGTCCGCGTCCAGACCGGGACGCCGGCGCTGACGAGCCCGGCGAACAGGCCGGCGGCGATCGCCTGACCGCCCGCGGTGTAGTGCCGACCGACGGCCATCCCGCCGATCCCCTGCGTCGCGCGCTTGAGGATCTTCGGCCAGGCCACGAGCGGCTTGCGCATCATGAGGTTCATCCACTTGTAGTCGGCGCCAGTCACGGGCATCGGCACCGGCGCCTCGACGACACCGCCGCGCAGTCGGGCGAGCTCCGGCCCGAGGACCGCCGCGTTGAACGGCTTGGCCTCGCAGGTGCGGCCGACCGCCATCCCCCCGGGCAGCTCGGGGTGGTAGTCCGAGTAGCCCCGCGCCCAGAAGAACTCCAGCGGCGTCAGGCGCTGGAGCATCGCGACGGCGGCCGGACCGTTGCGCAGGAACGCGTCGCGGCGGGCCTTGGGCGCCGAGTCGCCGACGACGGCGTCGAGGTAGGTCTCCCCCTGCTCCAGGGTGTCGGTGGAGCCGTCGGCGAGCAGCGCCGGGTTGGCCGGGACCCAGAACGCGCCGCCGGACCGCGCGGTGGAGCCGCCGACGAGCTCGGTCTTCTCGACGACGAGCGCGTCGAGGCCGAGCTCCGTCGCCGCCAGCGCGGCGGCCATGCCGGTGCCGGAGCCGATGACGAGCAGGTCGACCGTCGCGTCGACGGCTCGCGGCCCCCTGGGGGTTGACGTCGTGGTGGTGGGCATCGTCGCTCCTCGTGTCTCGATCGTCTGGCGTGGTTCCAGCATCCCTCGCTCCTAGCCGATCGTAAAGTTCCAAAGGTCCCGGCGAGCCGGAAGACTGGGCACGCCCCGCACCACCGGCCGGATCCACCGGCCACCCGAGAGGAGCCCGCATGCCCCGCGGCGACGCCCCCGCCGAGCTGATCCTCGAGGTCGCCCTGCGCCTGTTCGCGAGGAACGGCGTCGCCGGCACCTCGCTCCAGCAGATCGCGGACGCCCTCGGCGTCACCAAGGCGGCCGTCTACCACCACTTCCGGACGAAGTCGGCGCTCGTCGCTGCCGTGCTCGCGCCGGCGTTCGACGAGGTCGCGCGGGCCACCGCCGCGGCGCGGACCGTGCCCGACCTCGCGCAGCGGCGCCGGCTCCTCGTCCACGACCTCGCGGCCAACGCCGTGGGCAACCGGGCCGTGTACGCGGTCATGCTGCGCGACGTCGCCGTCGGCGCCGTCCTCGCCGAGGACTCCGCCCGCGCGGCCACGGCCGCGTTCGACGAGCTGCACGCGCTGCTCATCGGCCCGGACGGCACGCCGGCCACCGTCGTGCGCGTCGGGATGTTCCTGTCCGGTCTCGCCGCGCACACCGCGGACGCGACGCTCGCGACGATGGCCGACGACGACCTGCGCGCGGGGATCGTCGAGGTCGGCGAGGCGCTGCTCGGTCCCTGGTGACCGGGCGTCGCGCGCTACGGTGGGAGGAGAGCCGAACCCGTACCCAAGGAGCAATCTCGTGGCTGACTCTTCGTTCGACGTGGTGAGCAAGGTCGACCGGCAGGAGGTCGACAACGCCCTCAACCAGGCCTCGAAGGAGGTCGCGCAGCGGTACGACTTCCGGAACGTCGGCGCGTCCATCGAGTGGAGCGGCGACTCCGTCGTCATCGTGGCGAACTCGGCCGAGCGCGTGCTCGCGGTGCTCGACGTGTTCGAGACCAAGCTCGTCCGCCGCGGGGTCTCGCTGAAGTCGCTGGACTTCGGGGAGAAGGAGCCAAAGGCGTCGGGCAAGGAGTACCGGCTCGCCGGGACGCTGCGCGAGGGGCTGAGCTCCGAGAACGCGAAGAAGATCACCAAGCTCATCCGCGACGAGGGCGCCAAGGGCGTCAAGACGCAGATCACGGGCGACGAGGTGCGCGTGACGAGCAAGAGCCGCGACGACCTCCAGGAGGTCATCGCGCTGCTCAAGGGCGCGGACCTCGACTTCGCGGTCCAGTTCGTCAACTACCGCTGACGCGGCGGAGCCCGGTGCGGTGATCGACGACGACGCCACCGTCCGCGTGCCGGCCCGGCCCGACGGGTCGGGTGACCGCCCGGACGACGCGCAGCTCCTGGTGCTGCTCCACGGCTACGGCGCGCACGAGCGGGACCTGCTTCCGCTCGTCGACCTGCTCGGGCACACCGGGCCGGCGCTCGCGCCGCGCGCCCCGATCCGCCTCGGCGCCGGGTTCGGTCCCGACGCGTGGGCCTGGCTCGGCGACGTCGCCGGCGACGAGGGCTTCGCCCCGCAGCCCGAGGCGACCGCGGCCCTGGCGGAGGAGCTCCTGGCCCTGCTCGACGCGCACTCACCCGCCGCTCCCGTCGTCCTCGTCGGGTTCAGCCAGGGGGCGGCGATGGCGATCGAGCTGCTGCGCCGCGCGCCCGAGCGGGTGGCCTGCCTCGTCTCGCTGTCCGGCTATGTCGAGGGCGTCGACGAACCGGCCATGACCACGAACGACGACGCGCTGCGCGCCCACGGGGTCCCGGTCTTCCACGGCCGCGGCGACGTCGACGCCGTCGTCCCGCCCCACGTCGAGGAGCGGACCCTGCGCTGGCTCCGCGAACACACCGACCTCACCGAGCGCATCTACCCGGGTCTGGCGCACGCGGTCGACGCGACCGAGCTGCGCGACGCGCGCGGCTTCCTCGCGGGAGTCCGGGCGCGCGGGGCCTGAGCCAGGGCTGCCGAGCGGTCGGTCTCCGGTGGTGGGGTGGATCGGGTCGTGATTCGCGATCGGTTCTACCCCGGTATCGGAGGGTGTGGGGGCGTGAGCCGGGCTGCCGAGCGGCGGGTCTCCGGTGGTGGTCGAGCGGGGTCCGGGACGGACGAGTGCGCTCTACTCGTCCGCCCCGGACCCCGCTCGACCCCCCACTGCCCCGCCCCGAGCCGGCCCGGCCCGGCGGCCAGGCCCGGCGGGCCTGGTTCGGGGTGGGTGGTGGTTAGCCTTCGCGGAGCTGGATGCCCATGCCGCCGCGCGGGTAGTGCCACTCCAACGCCCCCGGCGCGGCCACGGCCAGGCACGCCCCGCACTCGAAGCACGCGGCGTACTCCACCGAGATCCTTCCGTCCGCTTCCCGCGCGTAGACCTTCGCCGGACACACCGCGATGATCCGCTCACCGGTCCCGGTCGAACGAGCAAGGTCCTGATCGACGTGGATGTGGGACTGCTCCTCGTCGGTCTCATACCGGTTCGCGGCCAGCCGCTCCGGAATCGACATCTGCCTCACAGTGCCCGCACCCCCGCCATCGCGTCGGACACCAGATCCCGCATCCGCACCCCCGACTTCTTCACCACACCCCGCGCCAACGCCACCAGGTGCTTGCGCGGGGTCAGATCATGGTCGAACGCCCCGTACAACACATCCGCCAGCACCTGCCCGTACTCCGCATACATCCGCGGCCGCTCCAAGAACGCCGGCGCCTTCGCATAGGTCGCCATGTCACGTCCGGCGAAGGACGCCATGAGCGCCTCCCGGTAGCCCGCCAGCCCCGCCTTCGACACGTCACCACTCTCCAGCGCCGCCTCGATCCCGGTCGCGGCCGCGATGCCCGAGGCCGCCGCGAGGTCCATCCCCCGCACCGTCAACCCCGTGTTCAGCGTCAACCCGGCCGCGTCACCCACGACCACCAGCCCATCGGTCGCGATCTCACCCAGCATCGCGATCCCACCCTCAGCCACGAGATGGCTCGCGTACTCCGAGACCTCCCCACCGGCCAGGAACGGCGCCACGAACGGGTGCGCGAGGAAGTGATCGAACACCACCGAGGACTCCAACCCCCGCGCCATCAGATCATCCAGCCGCAGCACCACACCGATCGAGACCGAGTCCCGATTCGTATACAGGAACCCGCCACCACCAACCCCCAGCGTGCAGTCCCCCACCACCGCATAAGCCACACCGTCGTCCTGGCCCAGGTGGAACCGCTCACGCACCCGCTCCTCGCCCAACCTCACGACGGCCTTGACCCCGATCGCCAGATGGTTCTCCGGCTCCTTCCCCCGCAGCCCCGCCGCGCGGGACAGGAACGAGTTCACCCCGTCCGCCGCGACCACGACCCGCGCCCGCAGCTCGTCCTCACCAGCCCGCACCCCCACCACCGGGCCGGCCTCACCACCCGCGCGCAGGACCTCATCCACCCGCACCCCAGGCATCAGGAACACCCCCGCCTCCTCGCACTGCTCCCCCAACCACGCATCCAACCTGGCCCGCAGCACCGTGACCGCATTCACCGGATCACCCAGCCGCTCATCCGCGTAATCGATCCCGACCGACGAAGACGCATTCAAGAACTGCACATAGTTCCGCGTGATCCGCCGCTCAACAGGCGCCCGCTCAAGGAAACCCGGGAACACCTCCTCCATCACACGCGAGTACAACACCCCACCCGACAGATTCTTCGACCCAGGCGCCTCACCCCGCTCGATCAACACCACCGACCGGCCCGCCTGCGCGAGCCGGTACGCGGTGACGCACCCGGCGATCCCGGCCCCGACGACGATGACGTCGAAGTCCGGCTCCAGCTCCTCACTCACGTCACAGCGCTTCCGTCAGGGCGGGCACCACGTCATACAGGTCGCCGACCACCGCGTAGTCGGCCTCCTTGACGTACGGCGCGTTCCCGTCGGTGTTGACGACGACGACCGTGCCGGCGGCGCGTGCGCCGACGGTGTGCTGGAGCTGTCCGGAGATGCCGAGCGCGACGTACAGCTCGGGGGCGACGTGCGCGCCGGTCACCCCGACGTAGCGGTCGTGCGTGAACCATCCGAGGCCCTCGGCCAGCGGCCGCGAACAGGCCAGCTCGGCGCCCAGCTTGGCGGCGAGCGCCTCGGCGAGCGCGAGGTCGTCCTGGCTCTTCAGCCCGCGGCCCACCGCGACGATCCGCCCGGCCTTGCCGAGGTCGACCTCGGCCCGCGTCGCCGGACGTGTCTCGACCACGGTGAGCGTGCCGACGGGCGCGGCCGCGACCTCGGCGATCTCGGCCGCCCCGGCCGCGTCGTCCGCGCCGGCGACGAGGCCACCGCCGTCCACGACGACGACGGCGGGCCCCGCGACGCGGTCCGTCTCGAGCGCGATGCCGCCGAAGACCGACCGGGTGATCTCGACGCCGCCGTCCACCACGGCGACGGCGGTCGGCATGGTGAAGGCGGGGGCACCGAGCGCAACGGCCGCGGCGCCGGCGAGGACGCGGTCGGCCGGCCGGGCCGAGGCGAGGACCAGGTCGGGCCGCGCGGCGCCGACGATCCCGGCCACCGCGACGGCGTAGGCCTCGAGCGGGGTGTCGCCGGGCTCGCCGAGCCAGGTGACCGCGTCGACGCCCGAGGCCGCGACGGTCTCGGCGACGGCGCGCGGGCCGACGACGACGGCGGTGGTCGTCGTGCCGGCGGCCAGGGACAGGAGGGTCTCGATCCGGGCGTCGCCCGCGACGAGGAGGTAGGAGGTGCTCATGAGTCGTGTTCCTTCAGCGAGTCTTGAGAGACGGGTCGGGGCGGTCAGATGCGCGCGTCGGCACGCAGGGCGGCGACGAGCTGGGCCGCGGCGGCCGCCGCGTCGGAACCGTCGATGACGACGCCGCGGCGCGCGCGCAGCTCGGGCGGGGCGGTCCGGACCACCTCGACGGCGGCGACGGCACCCGCGGCGGCCGCGTCGAGCGCGACCTCGTCCGTCGGACGCTTGCCTGCGGCGAGGATGTCCTTCATGCCGGGCACGCGCGGCACGACGGCGTCGGTCGCGGCCGCGAGGACGACGGGACCGGTGGCGTGCAGCACCTGCGAGCCGCCCTCGTGCGCCCGCTCGACCGTGAGGTCGCCGGCCGTCCCCGACACGGCCGTGACGTTGGTGAGGGCCGGCCAGCCGAGCTGGGCCGCCAGCAGCGTCGGGACGAGCTGCGCCCCGACGTCGACGGAGGAGTCGCCGGTCAGCACGACGGCGACGTCGTCGAGGCCGCGGACGACCTCGGCGAGCGCCGCGGCGGTCCGGGCGGAGTCGGCCCCGACGAGGGCGTCGTCCGCCGTGACGACCGCGCGGTCGAGCCCGCGGGAGAGCACGGCCTTCTTCGCGAGCGCGCTCGCGACGTCCGTCCCGCCGACGCTCACGCCGACGAGCTCCGCGCCGCTCGCGTCGGCGAGCCGCCGACCGAGCTCGATCGCGACGGGGTCGTACTCCGACAGCGCCGGCTTGGCTCGCGAGAAGTCGACGGAGCCGTCGGACCCGACCGAGGCGTCCTGCGGGTTCGGCGCCCACTTGTAGGCGACGACGATCTTCATGGTTGCTCCTTTCCTCACCGGCGCTGCGGCGAGGTCTCTGGGTGGTCGGAGGGGTCGGTGCCGGTGGCGTCCGGCGTCACCTCGTGGTGAGCGCGCGGACCGAGACCCATCCGGGAGGACTGGGCGAGGGTGAGCCCGCGCGTCTCGGGCGCGAACAGCGCCGAGACGATCAGGCCGATGCCGGAGATGGCCGCGCCGACCAGGAGGGTGGCGCGCGTGCCGTGCGTGAGCAGGAACCCCGGCAGGAGGTAGGTGGTGATGACGGTCCCGATCCGGCTGAACGCCATGGCGGCGCCGACGGCCGAGGCGCGGATCTCCGTCGGGAACAGCTCGTTGGGGTAGAGCCACTGCAGGTTGCCCGGGCCGCCCGAGAAGAAGGCGTACGTGCCGAGGCAGCCGATGATGACGACGACGGCCGGCGTGGGGACGAGCCCGAGGACGACGAGCGCGACCGTCATGAGCGCGAAGCTGCCGATGAGCAGCTTGCGCCGGCCGAGCGAGTTCGCCCAGAACATCGCCGGGATGCAGCCGATGAGGAAGAACGTGCCGATGGCGATCTCGCCGAGCGTCGCGACCTGGTTCTCGCCGAAGCCGAGCTGGCGCATGATCTCGGGGCCGTAGGTGTAGATCGCGAACATCGGCACGGCCTGGCAGAGCCAGATGGTCCCGACGAAGACCCACGTGCCGAGGTTCCGCGGCCGGAACAGCACGGAGTAGCGCGTCTTGACGACGGCCTCCGGCTCCAGCTCGACCTGGGTGCCGTAGATGCGGTGGACGATCTCGTCGGCCTCGGCCGACCGGCCCTTGCGGGACAGCCAGCGCGGTGACTCGGGGATGTCCCAGCGGCCGATGAGGATGACGAGGCAGGGCACGACGGCGCTGGCCAGCATCCACCGCCAGCCGCCGTCGACGGGGAGCAGGAAGTAGCCGACGAGATAGGCGGCGTTCGCCCCGAGGTACCAGGCAGCGGCGATGAACCCCATCGAGATGGCCCGGTACCGGCGCGGGGTGAACTCCGCGACCATCGACGTGGCGATCGGGTAGTCGGCGCCGATGACGATCCCGATGAGGAACCGCATCGCCACGAGCTGCCACGGCGCCTGGACGAACGCCGTCGCGAGCGAGATGACCGCGATGCCGACGATGTCGATGACGAACATCCGCTTGCGGCCGATCAGGTCGGTCAGGTACCCGCCGACGGACGTGCCGAGGAAGATGCCGACGAGCGCCGCGGCACCCGTCAGCGCCATCCACGTCGCGTCGAGGTCGAGGCTCGGGGTGAGCTGGATGAGCGCGACCCCGATGATCGAGAGCACGTACCCGTCGAGGAACGGCCCCCCGGCGGAGAAGAGGGTGACGCGCTTGAGGAACGGCGTCATCTCGACGTCGTCGAGCTGCGTCCGCGCACTCGCCGCGCTCGTCCGCGCGCTCGCGCTCGCCGCTGTCGGCTCGCTCGTCATGGTCCTCGGCTCCTTCCGGGGGGTCGCTGTCTCGTCGGTCACCTGCTCAGCCCTCGCTCACCGCCACTCGATGACGCCCCAGTTGAGGAAGGGCTTCGCGGCGGGGTCGTCGGCGTTCACGAGGCGGAAGTGCACGCGGCCGTCGTCCATCCGCCACATCTCGGTCCGGACGGTCGTTCCCGGCAGGACGGGCGCGGTGATCCGGGTCTTGAACCGCGTCATCCGCTCGGGCTCGCCGGGGATGACGCTGGCGATGAAGTGCCGGCAGACGACACCGGCGAAGCTGACCGCGTGCAGGATCGGGCGCGGCATGCCGTTCGCCGCGGCGTACTCCCAGTCGACGTGCTGCGGGTGGTAGTCGCCGGAGAGGCGGTAGATGAGCGCCTGGTTCTCCGGGATGCGCTCGGTGACGACCATGTCCGGCTCGCGGTCCGGCATCTCGACGATGTCCTTCGGCGCGGCCGGGCCGCCCCAGCCGCCGTCGTAGATGAGGCAGTCCCAGCTCTCGTTGGTGAACAGGAGGGTGCCGTCCTCGTCGTAGGTGTCCCCGACGTGCTGGGCGAGCAGGCCCTTGCCCTCACCGCGGTCGTACAGGCCCTTGAGCAGCACCTTCGTCGAGAGCTTCCCGTTCAGCCGCGTGATCGGCTGGTGGAAGGTGACGTCGAAGCTCCAGTGCAGCGACCCGGCGTAGTTGTAGCCGTAGTCGATCGTCCGGGTGACCTCGGAGTCGACGATCGGCATGGCGCAGAACGTCGGCAGGACCTTCATGTCCTTCTCGTAGACGTACTCCAGGTCCTGCTTGCCGTCGATCGCGCAGCCCGACCCGAGCGCGAACAGGCTCAGGTCGCGGGTCGTGTAGTCGCGCTCGAACGGGCCGAAGGTCTGGCCCACCATCTCGGTCTTGATCGCCATCGTTCAGTTCTCCTTCTCTGACGGGGTGCGGACGGGGGTCGTCCTCGGTGCTGGAGGTGCGGCGGCGGTCAGCTCGGTCTTGGCGACCTTGAGGCTGCGGGTCTGCGGCAGTCGGTCGACCACCTCGACGACGCCGGGCACCTTGAAGTCGGCGAGGCGCTCGCGGCAGTAGGCGAGAACCGCCTCGACGTCGAGCCGAGCCCCGGGGCGCGGCACGACGACGGCCTTGACCGCCTCGTCGTGGATCGGGTCGGGGATGCCGACGACGGCGGCGTCCGCGATGTCGGGGTGGCTCGTGAGCACGCCCTCGACCTGGGCCGGGGAGATATTCTCCCCCGCCCGCTTGATGAAGTGGCTGCGCCGGTCGACGAAGTAGAACCAGCCGTCGTGGTCGACGTAGCCGATGTCGCCGGTGAGCAGCCAGCCGTCGGCGTCGAACGCGGCGGCCGTCGCCTCGGGGTCCTCGAAGTACTCGAGCATGAGGGTCCGTCCCCGCACGCCGCGCAGACGGATCTCCCCCTCGACGCCGGGGGGCACCTCGCGCCCGTCCTCGTCGACGACGCGGGCCTCGTACCCGAGCCCGACGCGACCGATCGACGGCCAGCGACGCTCACCGAGCGGCGGGTCCGTGATGGCGCCGACGAGGCACTCGCTGTTGCCGTAGGAGTTGAGGATCCGCACGCCGAACCGGTCCTCGAACCGCTCCTTCTCCTCGTCGGTGACGGGGAGGTAATAGAGGACCTCCCGCACGTCGTTGTCCCGGTCCGCCGCGCGC includes:
- a CDS encoding TetR/AcrR family transcriptional regulator; this encodes MPRGDAPAELILEVALRLFARNGVAGTSLQQIADALGVTKAAVYHHFRTKSALVAAVLAPAFDEVARATAAARTVPDLAQRRRLLVHDLAANAVGNRAVYAVMLRDVAVGAVLAEDSARAATAAFDELHALLIGPDGTPATVVRVGMFLSGLAAHTADATLATMADDDLRAGIVEVGEALLGPW
- a CDS encoding alpha/beta hydrolase translates to MIDDDATVRVPARPDGSGDRPDDAQLLVLLHGYGAHERDLLPLVDLLGHTGPALAPRAPIRLGAGFGPDAWAWLGDVAGDEGFAPQPEATAALAEELLALLDAHSPAAPVVLVGFSQGAAMAIELLRRAPERVACLVSLSGYVEGVDEPAMTTNDDALRAHGVPVFHGRGDVDAVVPPHVEERTLRWLREHTDLTERIYPGLAHAVDATELRDARGFLAGVRARGA
- a CDS encoding electron transfer flavoprotein subunit alpha/FixB family protein, whose translation is MSTSYLLVAGDARIETLLSLAAGTTTTAVVVGPRAVAETVAASGVDAVTWLGEPGDTPLEAYAVAVAGIVGAARPDLVLASARPADRVLAGAAAVALGAPAFTMPTAVAVVDGGVEITRSVFGGIALETDRVAGPAVVVVDGGGLVAGADDAAGAAEIAEVAAAPVGTLTVVETRPATRAEVDLGKAGRIVAVGRGLKSQDDLALAEALAAKLGAELACSRPLAEGLGWFTHDRYVGVTGAHVAPELYVALGISGQLQHTVGARAAGTVVVVNTDGNAPYVKEADYAVVGDLYDVVPALTEAL
- a CDS encoding 3-ketosteroid-delta-1-dehydrogenase — its product is MPTTTTSTPRGPRAVDATVDLLVIGSGTGMAAALAATELGLDALVVEKTELVGGSTARSGGAFWVPANPALLADGSTDTLEQGETYLDAVVGDSAPKARRDAFLRNGPAAVAMLQRLTPLEFFWARGYSDYHPELPGGMAVGRTCEAKPFNAAVLGPELARLRGGVVEAPVPMPVTGADYKWMNLMMRKPLVAWPKILKRATQGIGGMAVGRHYTAGGQAIAAGLFAGLVSAGVPVWTRTALTELVAEAGRVVGAVLTQDGREVTVRARRGVVLAAGGFDHDMAWRHRYQSPSLLPDASLGSPGNTGDAIRAGLAVGGELDLMREAWWFPAVAPAGPDAAPQVLLAERSLPGSFIVDQDGRRFLNEAEDYMSYGQRVLDLEAAGTPVTQMWLVFDQTYRNRYMFAGSVYPGAPLPKEWYEAGIAVQADDARGLAAAAGLPEDDFVAQLERFNQLASSGVDGDFGRGNSAYDRYYGDPTEQPNPNLRPLGGKLYAVRVVLSDLGTCGGLRADEHGRVVRAAADASTDGAVVEGLYALGNTAANAFGTTYPGAGATIGEGLVYGYIVARHAASLG
- a CDS encoding histidine phosphatase family protein, with the translated sequence MKALTKTAAAAVLLVALAGCTQAPAGQSPTEASSTPSSDASAGASTDGSAEPTGEVTTDEITIYVVRHGRTMLNTTDRVQGWSDAVLTPEGEEVVEAAGRGLADVEFQSAYSSDSGRAIQTAEIILAANGASGDLALVHDPRLREFNFGTWEGDLNHTMWQAIADDQGVTLEEFQATFTPEVFANSVAKLDAQNPEAAKNWPAEDYATIEARLSEALDEIVATETAKGNGNVLLVSHGLSISALFDMLIEDYEGPQGGLKNASVSILRYADGEYTLESLNDVSYIEAGQG
- a CDS encoding ferredoxin family protein, with amino-acid sequence MSIPERLAANRYETDEEQSHIHVDQDLARSTGTGERIIAVCPAKVYAREADGRISVEYAACFECGACLAVAAPGALEWHYPRGGMGIQLREG
- a CDS encoding NAD-dependent epimerase/dehydratase family protein, with amino-acid sequence MSATLVVGGTGLLGFHTVTELLERGHDVTSLALPGAPDGLLPERVEAVWGNLEEMPDEDVLALLDGKHAVFYAIGADERTTPPAPAAHFFYEANVRSTQRLARLARRAGVRKLVVFGSYTAQFAQEYTDIPYAANGYPRTRLAQEEIAELEGIGAMDVMTLRLPYIFGLVAGQRPLWQFVLDVVASQQPVVAVPAGSTSSVTARQVGRAAVGAMEHGTHGGRYPINAYDLGYAELHRLACEAIGRDPRDVVVAPKEAFLPAFAQIDAQTAAAGLEHGIHMVDTAEFQARDAVSDPGLSSVLGMGDDDVPAAIRETFAWCVAHPATV
- a CDS encoding YajQ family cyclic di-GMP-binding protein, giving the protein MADSSFDVVSKVDRQEVDNALNQASKEVAQRYDFRNVGASIEWSGDSVVIVANSAERVLAVLDVFETKLVRRGVSLKSLDFGEKEPKASGKEYRLAGTLREGLSSENAKKITKLIRDEGAKGVKTQITGDEVRVTSKSRDDLQEVIALLKGADLDFAVQFVNYR
- a CDS encoding FAD-dependent oxidoreductase, encoding MSEELEPDFDVIVVGAGIAGCVTAYRLAQAGRSVVLIERGEAPGSKNLSGGVLYSRVMEEVFPGFLERAPVERRITRNYVQFLNASSSVGIDYADERLGDPVNAVTVLRARLDAWLGEQCEEAGVFLMPGVRVDEVLRAGGEAGPVVGVRAGEDELRARVVVAADGVNSFLSRAAGLRGKEPENHLAIGVKAVVRLGEERVRERFHLGQDDGVAYAVVGDCTLGVGGGGFLYTNRDSVSIGVVLRLDDLMARGLESSVVFDHFLAHPFVAPFLAGGEVSEYASHLVAEGGIAMLGEIATDGLVVVGDAAGLTLNTGLTVRGMDLAAASGIAAATGIEAALESGDVSKAGLAGYREALMASFAGRDMATYAKAPAFLERPRMYAEYGQVLADVLYGAFDHDLTPRKHLVALARGVVKKSGVRMRDLVSDAMAGVRAL